In Stigmatopora nigra isolate UIUO_SnigA chromosome 2, RoL_Snig_1.1, whole genome shotgun sequence, a single window of DNA contains:
- the LOC144189415 gene encoding adenylate cyclase type 8 gives MVTFSETTQVSPMELREPHCLTATLSPGLRRKKMLWQNAVKHIMIQQELSAQVGVEPARKIFVTDAYMEEINRQIRSKASRGVKRRSSTFRVHPSHIRGSMSQSVGGSSGNEYASDADFFVHWGRIVHGIYIPTLRHTFKSKDLEKLYQQHSSHQRRNSLAITNVIDAMAKVQMLVLYLALAPQEVSEPLRGCLTCAFMVLAAALCIAVLTFKDSVSPRWLHYAGLASWLSQTAQVLGGLVYGLEKDPSWYLLFTLFATYTLLPLPLPWAMCAGSLTSSLHLLVEVVCYRNDPELLRKVFAKGLLYLGMNTAGFFIHYLTDHSQRQVFLETRRCIEGRLKLEQENQRQERLVLSILPRFVALEMIADMTSLEDELNPQEFHKIYIHQYKDVSILFADIKGFTLLSMNLSAQDLVRTLNELFGRFDRLAEEHQCLRIKILGDCYYCVSGVPEPQRAHARHCVEMGLAMINAIRAVRKQLNFNMDMRIGIHSGSVLCGVLGLQKWQFDVWSWDVGIANMLEAGGIPGRIHISKATLDCLEGIYKTEEGRGADRNEFLRRHNIDTFLICHQDDGHQDDHDEPRKVKKTSRAHEIPFGSAIDMNSILASFTNGSLPNIWPSTSKEINERIKHAIEVRSSERMHQEHISPLSLVFKDTHIEEKFSQMRDEMFNSNLVCSFILLLFVMVAQALIPAPRLFPAVLQLTLFLLTYTALLLLALAEEFKWSPVALQQFCCWIHENNSARNTLTLTAVVINFGLASTDILWCPLTDTEETGEIENVAHSLTVCSYPEVFVLSGVIAMVTCAVFLRLNSLLKLAVLLLAVAVYSYVIHLAFLSLAHHDSPRRSHYMRRKGIAILLLVMFIVAVFYNGRQWEATARQDFLWRLQAQQEVEDMRELREHNECLLHNILPVHVARHFLDRSKNDEELYSQSYDEVGVMFASIAGFNEYFEEKEIRHEGVDCLRVLNEIIAGFDELLEESYFHYVEKIKTIGSCYMAASGLAPDKQTSMDEWNHLSELVMFALAMQETLKEINRHSAKDFQLRVGIAHGPVVAGVIGASKPQYDIWGTTVNLASRMDSTGVSGRIQVPETTRKVLAEWGFVLELRGEIFVKGVSECQGKVRTYFISTMRCKRAEDAPDGRPTGRMAGRMTLAGIVFSLVQARNKEKLRETNGGFALTSSTLKC, from the exons ATGGTGACGTTCTCAGAGACCACCCAGGTCTCCCCGATGGAACTACGCGAACCCCACTGCCTGACCGCCACCCTGTCGCCGGGGCTAAGGCGCAAAAAGATGCTCTGGCAGAATGCCGTCAAGCACATCATGATCCAGCAGGAGCTCAGCGCTCAG GTGGGCGTGGAGCCAGCTCGCAAGATCTTTGTGACCGATGCCTACATGGAAGAGATCAACCGGCAGATCCGTAGCAAGGCTTCCCGCGGAGTCAAGCGACGCTCCTCCACTTTCCGGGTTCACCCCTCCCACATCCGGGGCTCTATGAGCCAGAGCGTTGGGGGCTCCAGCGGTAACGAGTATGCCAGTGATGCCGACTTCTTTGTACACTGGGGTCGCATTGTCCATGGGATCTACATCCCAACCCTGAGGCACACCTTCAAGTCCAAAGACCTGGAAAAACTCTACCAGCAACACTCTTCCCACCAACGCCGGAACTCCTTGGCCATCACCAATGTGATAGACGCCATGGCCAAAGTTCAGATGCTGGTCCTGTACCTGGCCCTAGCTCCCCAGGAGGTCTCGGAACCCCTAAGGGGATGCCTGACGTGTGCGTTCATGGTGTTAGCGGCCGCGCTGTGCATTGCGGTGCTAACCTTCAAGGACTCCGTGTCACCCAGGTGGCTCCACTACGCCGGCCTGGCTAGCTGGCTTTCGCAAACGGCTCAGGTACTGGGAGGACTGGTCTACGGACTGGAGAAGGACCCTTCCTGGTACCTTTTGTTCACCCTGTTTGCCACGTACACACTGTTGCCGTTACCGCTCCCGTGGGCCATGTGCGCTGGTTCGTTGACATCGTCATTGCATCTGCTTGTAGAGGTAGTATGCTACCGTAACGATCCAGAACTTTTGAGGAAG GTTTTTGCTAAAGGCCTTTTGTACCTTGGAATGAACACCGCTGGATTCTTCATTCACTACCTGACGGATCATTCGCAGCGCCAGGTCTTCCTGGAAACACGGCGTTGCATTGAAGGTCGCCTGAAATTGGAGCAGGAGAACCAGAGACAG GAGCGTCTGGTGTTGTCCATCTTACCCAGGTTTGTTGCCTTGGAAATGATCGCGGACATGACCTCACTGGAAGATGAGCTCAATCCTCAAGAGTTTCATAAGATCTACATACATCAGTATAAAGACGTCAG CATTCTTTTTGCAGACATCAAGGGCTTCACTCTGTTGTCCATGAACTTGTCAGCTCAGGATTTGGTCCGAACACTCAATGAGCTTTTTGGGCGCTTTGACCGTTTGGCTGAG GAACACCAGTGCTTGCGGATAAAGATACTTGGGGACTGTTACTATTGCGTATCCGGCGTCCCCGAACCTCAGCGGGCTCATGCCAGACACTGTGTGGAAATGGGGTTGGCTATGATCAATGCCATAAG GGCTGTTCGGAAACAGCTAAACTTCAACATGGACATGAGGATTGGAATCCATTCGGGTTCTGTCCTGTGCGGAGTTCTGGGTCTCCAGAAGTGGCAGTTTGACGTCTGGTCCTGGGACGTGGGCATTGCCAACATGCTGGAGGCTGGGGGTATACCTGG CCGGATCCACATTTCCAAGGCTACCCTAGACTGCCTTGAAGGCATCTACAAGACAGAGGAGGGACGCGGAGCCGACAGGAACGAATTCCTGCGGCGACACAACATCGACACTTTTCTGATCTGTCATCAAGACGACGGACATCAAGACGATCATGACGAACCTCGCAAAGTCAAGAAAACCAGTCGGGCTCATGAAATTCCATTCGGTAGCGCTATCGATATGAATAGT ATCTTGGCTTCCTTCACAAACGGGTCACTGCCTAACATATGGCCGTCCACCTCCAAGGAAATCAACGAACGCATCAAACACGCCATTGAGGTTCGCAGTAGTGAGCGTATGCATCAGGAACACATCAGTCCTCTGTCTCTGGTCTTCAAGGACACACACATTGAGGAAAAG TTCTCCCAGATGCGAGACGAAATGTTCAACTCCAACCTGGTTTGCTCCTTCATCCTACTCCTCTTCGTCATGGTAGCCCAGGCCCTGATCCCAGCACCCAG GCTATTTCCAGCTGTCCTCCAATTGACCCTCTTTCTGCTCACCTATACGGCACTCCTGCTGTTGGCCCTTGCCGAGGAGTTCAAGTGGAGTCCGGTTGCTCTGCAGCAATTCTGTTGCTGGATCCACGAGAACAACAGCGCCCGCAACACCCTTACACTCACAGCTGTGGTCATCAACTTTGGTTTAGCATCTACAGACATT TTGTGGTGCCCTCTTACCGACACAGAAGAGACCGGTGAGATTGAAAACGTGGCTCACTCGCTCACTGTGTGCTCTTACCCGGAG GTGTTTGTCCTGAGTGGTGTAATCGCAATGGTCACCTGCGCCGTGTTCCTTCGTCTCAACTCCCTCTTGAAGTTGGCCGTCCTGCTACTTGCCGTGGCCGTCTACTCCTACGTTATCCACCTGGCTTTTCTCTCACTGGCGCATCACGACTCGCCACGCAG GTCTCACTACATGAGAAGAAAGGGAATAGCCATCCTCCTGCTGGTCATGTTCATCGTTGCTGTCTTCTACAACGGACGCCAG TGGGAAGCCACCGCCAGGCAGGACTTCCTATGGCGTCTCCAGGCTCAGCAAGAAGTAGAGGACATGAGGGAACTGCGGGAGCACAACGAATGTCTTCTGCACAATATTCTACCTGTGCATGTTGCTAGGCACTTTTTGGACAGAAGCAAGAACGATGAG GAGCTTTACTCGCAGTCCTACGACGAGGTAGGGGTCATGTTCGCCTCCATTGCGGGATTTAACGAGTACTTTGAGGAAAAGGAGATCCGCCACGAAGGTGTGGACTGCCTCCGAGTACTCAACGAGATCATCGCAGGCTTTGACGAG TTGTTGGAGGAGTCCTACTTCCATTATGTGGAGAAGATCAAGACCATTGGGAGCTGCTACATGGCCGCCTCCGGTTTAGCACCAGACAAACAG ACGTCTATGGACGAATGGAATCACTTAAGCGAGCTGGTTATGTTTGCGCTAGCCATGCAGGAGACCTTGAAGGAGATCAACCGCCACTCTGCCAAAGACTTTCAGCTGCGTGTCG GCATCGCCCACGGACCGGTGGTAGCGGGGGTCATCGGTGCTAGCAAGCCGCAGTATGACATCTGGGGGACCACCGTCAACTTGGCCAGTCGGATGGACAGCACAGGGGTCAGTGGGCGGATCCAGGTGCCCGAGACCACCCGTAAGGTTCTGGCCGAGTGGGGCTTTGTCTTGGAACTGCGTGGAGAGATCTTTGTCAAGGGG GTAAGCGAGTGCCAGGGCAAGGTACGGACCTACTTCATCAGCACCATGCGCTGCAAGCGAGCCGAGGACGCCCCGGATGGACGACCCACTGGCAGGATGGCGGGACGTATGACCTTGGCCGGCATTGTTTTCAGTCTGGTCCAGGCCAGAAACAAGGAGAAGCTGAGGGAGACCAATGGAGGGTTCGCCTTGACGTCCTCCACCCTCAAGTGCTGA
- the LOC144189582 gene encoding uncharacterized protein LOC144189582 encodes MGRPSWLSLVLLTLASIPTPTSASGSSDCSICVRVNKGRLLECLEFCKAPKRLPRPVLNASEENELSPLGEPRPGTPRRTYPTDHFRWNKPHRNKTREPRPGFVDAKRGYSMEHFRWGKPPGHITPGPKLGQKGSKRSPYAMEHFRWGKPAGRKRKPGKREGGSPEARFDPRPRGRGNGAVRARKLRPQAGGRREADVVKSTTNNPQGTLAGIFRDILLKDVQRIMG; translated from the exons ATGGGGCGTCCCAGCTGGCTGTCTTTGGTGCTGCTGACGCTGGCGTCCATCCCGACCCCGACTTCGGCCTCGGGATCATCCGACTGCTCCATTTGCGTGAGGGTCAACAAAGGGCGCCTGCTG GAGTGCCTGGAATTCTGCAAAGCCCCAAAACGACTACCTCGCCCAGTCCTCAACGCCAGCGAGGAAAACGAACTGTCCCCCCTCGGCGAGCCCAGACCCGGCACCCCTCGGCGTACTTACCCCACGGATCACTTCCGCTGGAACAAACCCCACCGGAACAAGACCAGGGAACCTCGTCCCGGATTCGTCGACGCCAAGAGGGGCTACTCCATGGAGCACTTCCGCTGGGGAAAACCGCCGGGCCACATCACCCCCGGACCCAAACTGGGTCAGAAGGGGTCCAAAAGGAGCCCCTATGCCATGGAGCACTTCCGTTGGGGGAAGCCGGCCGGGCGCAAACGCAAACCGGGGAAAAGAGAAGGCGGTTCCCCCGAGGCCCGTTTTGACCCTCGGCCTCGTGGGCGGGGCAACGGCGCCGTCCGGGCGCGGAAGCTCCGCCCACAAGCGGGAGGTCGGCGTGAGGCCGACGTAGTGAAATCCACGACCAACAATCCTCAGGGGACGCTGGCCGGGATTTTCAGGGACATTCTCCTTAAGGACGTCCAGAGGATAATGGGTTAA
- the efr3bb gene encoding protein EFR3 homolog B, translating into MPLPAPVDDPVSPRLSLDCRTLLDHRVGKGVCGCCGALRPRYKRLVDNIFPEDPEDGLVKANMEKLTFYALSAPEKLDRIGAYLSERLSRDVARHRYGYVCIAMEALDQLLMACHCQSINLFVESFLKMVRKLLESDKPSLQILGTNSFVKFANIEEDTASYHRSYDFFVSRFSEMCHSGYEDPDIRTKIRMAGIRGLQGVVRKTVNDELQANIWDPQHMDKIVPSLLFNLQTRERAESRSPSPLQASDKEKESPIELTERCFRELLGRAAYGNIKNAVTPVLMHLDNHSLWQGKTFAVRCFKIIMYSIQSQHSHLVIQQLLGHLDANSKNSATIRAGIVEVLLEAAAIAASGSVGPTVLEVFNTLLRQLRLSVDYELTGSYDGNTNIGTKIIKAHEERQLQEAVIRTIGSFANTLPTYQRSEVMLFILGKIPVPGVHPLLPSSGSGPEGTRMIQVMLLKSLVQVTAGFQTTNMLTALPTSFLEPLLSFSLTEDPEVRLLVLQILLSLIDRHENRPKFSNISIITDISVLKLKVDKCSRQDNLFMKKHGQQLYGHIYLGCKEQSSGREHYESLFALLGLLSVELANEEVVVDLIRLALALQDLALSTDEALPVYNRCAVHALAAAYLNLICQLTTVPAFCQHIHEVIEARQKETPHLLPEDVFLDDPKLPSTLDKVEGDVLFLQSKITEVLGGSGYNTDRLATPYVPQSTDVDRLSKRKSIGETISLQVEVESRNSPEKEERTPAEEITFETLKKAIVDSVGMEEQERERRRLVVEKFQKAPFEEIAAHCGARATLLQSKLNQIFEITIRPPPSPSGTISSGFGQNQTRSIPIYEMKFPDLCVY; encoded by the exons ATGCCCTTGCCCGCACCCGTAGACGACCCGGTCTCGCCGAGACTGTCATTGGACTGTCGCACGCTCCTCGACCATCGTGTTGGAAAGG gggtatGCGGTTGTTGCGGGGCTCTCCGGCCTCGCTACAAGAGGCTGGTAGACAACATCTTTCCGGAAGACCCGGAG GATGGGCTTGTCAAGGCCAACATGGAGAAACTGACATTTTACGCTCTGTCGGCGCCGGAGAAGCTGGACCGCATCGGGGCGTACCTTTCTGAGCGCTTGTCAAGAGATGTGGCGCGCCACAGATACGG gtatgtGTGCATCGCAATGGAAGCGCTGGACCAGCTGTTGATGGCCTGCCATTGCCAGAGCATCAATCTATTCGTGGAAAGTTTCCTCAAGATGGTGCGGAAACTGCTGGAATCCGACAAACCCAGCCTGCAGATCTTAGGAACCAACTCT TTTGTCAAGTTCGCCAACATCGAAGAGGACACGGCGTCCTATCACCGCAGCTACGACTTTTTCGTGTCGCGCTTCAGCGAGATGTGCCACTCGGGTTACGAGGACCCCGACATCCGCACCAA GATCCGGATGGCGGGCATCAGGGGACTCCAAGGCGTGGTGAGGAAGACGGTCAATGACGAGCTTCAGGCCAATATCTGGGACCCTCAGCATATGGACAAGATCGTGCCGTCGCTGCTGTTTAATCTGCAGACTCGCGAACGTGCCGAGAG TCGGTCCCCCTCTCCACTGCAGGCCTCGGACAAGGAGAAAGAAAGCCCCATCGAGCTGACGGAGCGCTGTTTCAGGGAGCTGCTGGGCCGAGCCGCCTACGGGAACATTAAGAACGCTGTCACTCCCGTGCTCAT GCATCTTGACAATCACTCACTATGGCAAGGAAAGACTTTTGCTGTGCGCTGCTTTAAAATCATCATGTATTCAATTCAG TCTCAGCACTCCCACTTGGTGATCCAGCAACTTCTGGGCCACTTGGACGCCAACAGCAAAAACTCCGCCACCATCCGAGCCGGAATAGTAGAAGTTTTGCTGGAAGCGGCGGCCATTGCGGCCAGCGGTTCCGTAG GTCCCACCGTGTTGGAAGTCTTCAACACGTTACTCCGCCAACTCCGTCTCAGCGTGGACTACGAGTTGACCGGCTCGTACGACGGCAACACCAACATCGGAACCAAGATCATCAAAGCTCACGAGGAACGGCAGCTCCAAGAGGCCGTCATCAGAACCATTG GTTCATTTGCCAACACTTTGCCGACCTACCAGAGGTCGGAGGTCATGCTCTTCATATTGGGGAAGATTCCCGTTCCGGGTGTACACCCATTGCTACCTTCTTCAGGTTCTGG GCCTGAGGGTACCAGGATGATCCAGGTCATGTTACTAAAGTCCTTAGTACAG GTGACGGCAGGTTTCCAGACCACCAACATGCTAACGGCTCTCCCGACCTCCTTCCTGGAACCCTTACTGTCCTTCTCCTTAACGGAAGACCCCGAAGTCCGGCTTCTGGTTCTCCAAATCCTCCTCAGTCTCATCGACAGACACGAAAACAGGCCCAAGTTCTCCAACATCAG TATTATCACAGATATTTCCGTGCTCAAACTTAAAGTGGACAAGTGCTCCAGACAGGACAACCTGTTCATGAAAAAG CATGGACAGCAGCTTTATGGACACATCTACCTGGGATGTAAAGAGCAGAGTAGCGGCCGCGAACACTACGAGAGTCTTTTCGCTCTTCTCGGTCTTCTCAGCGTGGAGCTGGCTAACGAAGAAGTGGTGGTTGACCTTATTCGCTTGGCGCTGGCCTTGCAG GACCTGGCTCTGTCTACCGATGAAGCGCTCCCCGTTTACAACCGTTGTGCAGTCCACGCGCTGGCCGCCGCTTACCTCAACCTCATCTGCCAGCTGACGACCGTCCCCGCCTTCTGCCAGCACATCCATGAG GTGATTGAAGCCAGACAGAAAGAAACTCCTCACCTGTTACCCGAAGACGTATTCCTGGACGACCCCAA GCTCCCTTCCACGCTGGATAAAGTGGAAGGCGACGTGCTATTCCTCCAGTCCAAGATCACGGAAGTCCTGGGAGGCAGCGGTTACAACACGGATCGACTGGCCACCCCTTACGTCCCTCAGTCCACAG ACGTGGACCGGCTCTCCAAAAGAAAGAGCATCGGGGAGACCATCTCGCTTCAAGTTGAAGTGGAATCTCGAAACAGTCCGGAGAAAGAAGAG CGGACCCCGGCTGAGGAGATCACCTTTGAAACGCTTAAGAAAGCCATCG TGGACAGCGTCGGTATGGAGGAACAGGAGAGAGAGCGAAGGAGGCTAGTGGTGGAGAAATTCCAGAAAGCTCCCTTCGAGGAAATCGCTGCCCACTGCGGCGCTAGg GCCACCCTGCTGCAAAGCAAACTCAACCAGATCTTTGAGATTACCATCAG acCACCGCCCAGCCCGTCGGGGACCATCTCATCCGGGTTTGGCCAGAACCAGACTCGCTCCATCCCCATCTACGAGATGAAGTTTCCCGACCTGTGCGTGTACTGA